Within the Catalinimonas niigatensis genome, the region AAGCCTCTTTAGCTTTTGAATTTGGTACCTTCAAAAATGATGTTACTGGTTTTGAAGCAGGTTTCCAATTAGAGGCTTTTACAAGCCCGGTAGAAATTGTGCCCGTTTCAAATCCCAGAAGTATTTTCCCCTCTGCTTTTATTATGCTTTTCTACGGAAGTCGTAAGTAAACGAGGATTCCCTTTACAAACGCTTGCAGCCGAATCATTAATATCTTTTCTTTGTTTTGATATTATTATATAGCTAAAGAGCCCCTTATTTGTATGATAGAATTACCTGTAATACCTGAAGAAGCAACAAAAAAAACCCGTAAACCCGACTGGCTTAGGGTAAAGCTTCCTGTAGGTAAAGAATACGCACATGTACGCAAGCTAGTAGACAAATATAAACTCCACACGATTTGCGAAAGTGGTAACTGTCCTAACATGGGAGAGTGCTGGGGAAGAGGTACTGCTACTTTTATGATTCTTGGAAATGTCTGTACCAGGGGTTGCTCCTTCTGTGCTGTAGCCACTGGGCGCCCTCCCGAGTATGACGAGGATGAACCCAAAAGAGTAGCTGAAGCTATTAAACTTATGGGCGTCAAACATGCAGTGCTTACCTCTGTCAACAGAGATGAACTCAAAGACCGGGGTGCCGAAATATGGTATCAGACAGTAAGAGAAGTGAAAAACCTCAGTCCGGAAACTACTATAGAAACCCTTATTCCTGATGTTAAGGGGAACTGGGATGCTCTCTATCGCATGATTGATGCAGGACAAGAAGTTGTTTCTCATAACATGGAAACTGTAGAGAGACTCTACCGAAGAGTAAGACCTCAAGCAAAGTACCACAGAAGCCTTGAGCAACTGAAAAGGATTAAGGAATACGGCAAGAGAAGCAAATCCGGTATCATGCTGGGCTTGGGAGAAAAAGATGATGAGATATATAAGGCTATGGATGATCTTGTAGAAAATAATCTTGACATACTTACCTTAGGCCAATATTTACAACCTACCAGGATGCACATTGAGGTTGCGGAGTTTATTCATCCTGATAAATTTGAGCATTATAGAGAAGAAGGTTTAAGAAGAGGCCTGAAATATGTAGAATCAGGTCCTTTGGTACGTTCATCTTATCATGCCGAGAAACATGTTAATGTTTAACATTCTTAAATAAGTACAATTTTTATCTAAACTGCCTAAGGGAATTAGCGCAGTTTTTTTATTTTATTACATCATTTGTATTAGTAATGTATTGAGTTGAATGAGTTTAGTACAATTTATAAGTTTGATAATACTAAAATGTTCAACTTAATAATTCGCTACTATGAAAAAAAATGAGTTAAATGCCTTATTTAATGAGATTTGTAGCCGAGTTCATCCCATCAGAGGCATCTATCAGGTAGGTTCTACAGAAAGAGAACGAATAATCGAGCGTGAGCTTGAAAGTTTTAAAGAAGAATCATTAGAGAAACTTGAAAAAGATGCATTGGAAGGCATTTTTCTGTCTTCACTGGATAAGCTTGATACTGAAACTACGTTGAGCAGTTGGTATCAATCCATTACTAAGTATTATCCTCCCGAAAAAATTCCTGACATGGTTTATATCAGACTTATGGCCATCGCCAACCAAAAGAAATTTCAAGGGGTAAAAAAACTATTAGAAGTGCCTAAACAATAAGCTTATTAAATTTAGTTAATTTTCAGTTTCATTAAAACTGGATTTAACGAAAATTATAATGCCTATATCATCTTATAAGCTTTTGATGATGCTTGATCCTAAGAACACTAGACATCAAAAGATAGCCCTGATTTCAATTATCATAATTCATTTTTTTGGAATAATTGGTCTGGTTTTTACGCCCACAAGGCCATATTTTGAAGCAGCCACACCCTTTAGCCTTATCTTAACTTCCTTATTGCTTTTTGCCTTTCACCAAGACTGGAATATTGCTTTCATCTTATTTGCATTAGTGACCTATATACTAGGGTTTATGATTGAATTAGTAGGTGTACAAACAGAATTTATCTTTGGAAGCTACACCTATGGTATTACTTTGGGTACAAAACTCTGGGATGTTCCCTTAATTATTGGACTTAATTGGCTATTACTTAGCTATGCCAGTGGAAGCGTAGTCAGAAATTTATCAAGGAATATTTTCTTTAACAGCCTTGCAGGCAGTGTAATTATGGTATTACTCGATGTTTTAATTGAGCCAGTAGCTGTAAGATTGGATTTTTGGCAATGGAAGGAAGGAAAAATACCGTTACAAAATTTTGTTGGCTGGTTTGTTACTGCTTTTTTTTTACAGTTACTATTTCATCGCCTAAAATTTGATAAAAAGAATTTATTGGCTAAATATGTGCTTTCTGTGCAAGCACTCTTCTTTATAATTCTACAAATCGCCATTTAAAAAGTTTTCCTAACATATTTGTTTAATGAATGTTTCATAGGAATGAATATAATGAGTAGTCTGGCTTTTTTATGTTTAGGATTTGGTGGAATGGAAATTTTCTCATGGTTTTTTCATAAATACGTCATGCATGGTCCACTTTGGTGTATTCACAAAACACACCATCATGTTACAAAAAGTTTTTTTGAACTGAATGATATTTTCTCTTTTGTATTTGGAGCGGTTGCCGTAGTTCTTATTTTTTCAGGAATTGGCTCATATAATTACAGATTCTGGCTAGGTATTGGGATTAGCGCTTATGGGCTCTCTTATTTTATATTGCATGACATCCTGATTCACAGAAGAGTGAAAACCTCAAAAAAACCTGTCAGCAGATACTTTATTGGTATTAGTAAAGCCCACCGCAGTCATCATAAAACGAATAAAAAAAAGGGTGCAGTATCCTTTGGACTACTTTTAGTACCCAAAAAATACTTTAGGAGATAATTAGATTTTATACTATATACACAACAGTTTTTATCATAAAGTCCATAAACAGTGAGTACTTATTCAATCAAAGATCTCGAGCAACTTTCCGGAATTAAAGCCCATACTTTAAGAATTTGGGAGCAACGATATCACTTTATTGTCCCTAAACGTACTGAGACAAATATTCGCTATTATGATGATAAAGATCTTAAGCTTGTATTGAACATAGCTTTGTTGAAGGATAATGGCTTTAAAATTTCCAAGATAGCTAAGATGGAAGAGGATGAAATGCTTAATGAAGTGCTAAGGCTTACAGAGAAGAACCTTCATTATCCTGACCAGATACACGCGCTCACGCTTTCAATGATTGATCTTGATGAAGATCGTTTTGAGAAAATTATGGCTACTAATATTCTCAAATTAGGTTTTGAAAGTACTATGCTAAATATCATGTATCCCTTGCTATCAAAGATTGGTGTACTTTGGCAAACAGGAGCTATCAACCCATCTCAGGAACATTTTATATCTAACCTGATTCGTCAAAAACTGATTGTAGCAATTGACGGTCAGTTTGTTTCAAATAGTGAAAGTCATCATAAATATTTATTGTACCTCCCGGAAGGCGAATTACATGAACTTACGCTTTTATTTCTATGCTATGTAATTAAGGCAAGACGGAATAAAGTGGTTTATTTCGGTCAAAACCTTCCTTTTGAGGATCTAAAGTCCATCTACGATATCCACAAACCGGACTTTATACTCACTATTATTACCACAAGTCCCCCTGCTCATCAAGTAGAAAGTTATGTCAGTAAACTTTCAAAAACTTTTTCTAATACACAGGTTCTTCTTAGCGGCTATCAAGTCATTGGCCAGGGTCTGAAAACACATCAAAATGTAAGCATCTTCACGCGTATAGACCATATTATTCAGTTTGTCGAGGATAGTAATCTTCAAAAAATAGCTCACTAGCAGGGCAAGAAAACACTATTTTCAAAAATTGTAAAAGAAAAAACCCATTTTCTTAAACACAACAGTAATTCATTCGTATACTGTAGATAAGTATACTTGCTGCTTATTTTTTTAACTGTATTCTCATTTTTACAGTTTTGACAAAACAATATTTTTTTATTATTTTGTTTACCTTTCATACTTTAAATAATAGACAATTCTCTACTTATTATTTTTTTTTGTGAGTTAGTCATTTTTTGCTAACTTAAAAAAAGGGGTTTTTTAGCATGTAAAGGCAAATAATTAATTAAAAATCATACAAAGCTTTTATTTTGTTTAGTTTTTAATTAAATTTATTTAAACATTTTTTTTGATATCTGTTTAAGATATCATACATTTACTTAAACAAGACCAAACAAATTTTTTAATCATGACAGCACTTGAATTTAGTTACTCGCTCGACAAAATGTCCAAATCTTTGAAGCCCTTCGCGCTCAAACTTACCAAAGACATGGAAGAAGCAAACGATTTGCTTCAAGAAACAATTCTTAAAGCTTTCACCAATCGTGACAAGTTTACGGATGGTACTAACCTTAAAGCTTGGTTGTATACCATCATGAAGAATACTTTTATTACCAACTATCAGAGAATGGTTCGTCGCAATACTTTTATTGATACCACTGACAACCTTCATTATATCAATAGCACCAGCAGCATTACTGAAAACCAAGCATACTCAAGTTTCGCTATGCGTGACATAAAAGGTGCTATTACCAAACTGGATGATGCGTATAAAACTCCTTTTATGATGCATTACCGTGGCTTCAAGTACCATGAAATAGCAGACAGGTTAAGTATTCCTATAGGAACTGTGAAAAATAGGATTCACATTGCCAGGAAAGAACTAAAGTCTACATTGAAAAACTACGCTGTCAAAGAGTAGTGTGCTTTGAATGAATGAAAAACAATAAAGTAGTTATAATCGGGTCAGGATTCTCTGGTATTTCTGTAGCCACCAGCTTAGCTGATAAAGGATTTGATGTTACTATACTTGAAAAAAACAATTCCCCGGGAGGTAGAGCCCGTACTTTTTCAGAGAATGGTTTTACTTTTGATATGGGTCCTAGTTGGTATTGGATGCCTGATGTTTTTGACAGCTACTTTGAATCTTTTGGTTACAAGACATCTGACCTATATGAACTTAAAAGGTTAGATCCGTCCTATAGAGTTGTTTTTGGAAAAGATGATTTTTTAGATTTGCCAGCTTCTTTTGAGGAGTTGGCAAATTTATTTGAGAGCCTTGAGCAGGGAAGTAGTATAATGCTTACTAAATTTTTGAGTCAGGCTGCC harbors:
- a CDS encoding RNA polymerase sigma factor, producing MTALEFSYSLDKMSKSLKPFALKLTKDMEEANDLLQETILKAFTNRDKFTDGTNLKAWLYTIMKNTFITNYQRMVRRNTFIDTTDNLHYINSTSSITENQAYSSFAMRDIKGAITKLDDAYKTPFMMHYRGFKYHEIADRLSIPIGTVKNRIHIARKELKSTLKNYAVKE
- a CDS encoding MerR family transcriptional regulator, which produces MSTYSIKDLEQLSGIKAHTLRIWEQRYHFIVPKRTETNIRYYDDKDLKLVLNIALLKDNGFKISKIAKMEEDEMLNEVLRLTEKNLHYPDQIHALTLSMIDLDEDRFEKIMATNILKLGFESTMLNIMYPLLSKIGVLWQTGAINPSQEHFISNLIRQKLIVAIDGQFVSNSESHHKYLLYLPEGELHELTLLFLCYVIKARRNKVVYFGQNLPFEDLKSIYDIHKPDFILTIITTSPPAHQVESYVSKLSKTFSNTQVLLSGYQVIGQGLKTHQNVSIFTRIDHIIQFVEDSNLQKIAH
- the lipA gene encoding lipoyl synthase, which encodes MIELPVIPEEATKKTRKPDWLRVKLPVGKEYAHVRKLVDKYKLHTICESGNCPNMGECWGRGTATFMILGNVCTRGCSFCAVATGRPPEYDEDEPKRVAEAIKLMGVKHAVLTSVNRDELKDRGAEIWYQTVREVKNLSPETTIETLIPDVKGNWDALYRMIDAGQEVVSHNMETVERLYRRVRPQAKYHRSLEQLKRIKEYGKRSKSGIMLGLGEKDDEIYKAMDDLVENNLDILTLGQYLQPTRMHIEVAEFIHPDKFEHYREEGLRRGLKYVESGPLVRSSYHAEKHVNV
- a CDS encoding sterol desaturase family protein, coding for MSSLAFLCLGFGGMEIFSWFFHKYVMHGPLWCIHKTHHHVTKSFFELNDIFSFVFGAVAVVLIFSGIGSYNYRFWLGIGISAYGLSYFILHDILIHRRVKTSKKPVSRYFIGISKAHRSHHKTNKKKGAVSFGLLLVPKKYFRR
- a CDS encoding carotenoid biosynthesis protein encodes the protein MPISSYKLLMMLDPKNTRHQKIALISIIIIHFFGIIGLVFTPTRPYFEAATPFSLILTSLLLFAFHQDWNIAFILFALVTYILGFMIELVGVQTEFIFGSYTYGITLGTKLWDVPLIIGLNWLLLSYASGSVVRNLSRNIFFNSLAGSVIMVLLDVLIEPVAVRLDFWQWKEGKIPLQNFVGWFVTAFFLQLLFHRLKFDKKNLLAKYVLSVQALFFIILQIAI